Proteins encoded within one genomic window of Lampris incognitus isolate fLamInc1 chromosome 1, fLamInc1.hap2, whole genome shotgun sequence:
- the LOC130110803 gene encoding uncharacterized protein LOC130110803 — protein MPETRGVWQKGLQHLGHFPQANPPKKLTEEEEEIRPKKPKKVSSTAQSQKDKKKASSDMVEKLKEELMSTRQEPEEMEDEALDEPEDLTHPPLPRTWSQAIMENRRLRELNEELKEENQNLKGELLDAARELPKAVRHLKKMLERVQASQQEHPSTTAAAVMSSPTSARAAMSSPTSPAAKPVRCPSAEESSNESNNMVCLVPGSDVYVSKVKLSALRSTTHASYIGDLAVVVFGRDALSSLTGRQSAAHKELECKPSLDRGKLEALIGHARIKFPSVSVSEVRRIIRQKCNNLAYTSKKYKVIH, from the exons ATGCCAGAAACGAGAGGAGTTTGGCAGAAAGGGCTCCAACATTTGGGACACTTCCCGCAAGCgaatccccccaaaaaattaactgaggaggaggaggagattcgGCCCAAAAAACCGAAG AAGGTGTCATCGACAGCCCAGAGCCAGAAGGACAAGAAAAAAGCTTCGTCGGACATGGTCGAAAAATTGAAGGAAGAACTAATG TCCACTAGGCAAGAGCCTGAGGAGATGGAGGACGAGGCATTGGATGAACCAGAGGACCtgacccacccccccctcccccggacgTGGAGCCAGGCCATCATGGAAAATCGGCGACTTCGAGAGTTAAACGAAGAACTAAAAGAAGAAAACCAGAACCTGAAGGGGGAGCTACTCGATGCAGCCAGAG AGCTTCCAAAGGCTGTGAGGCATCTGAAAAAGATGCTGGAACGGGTTCAAGCTAGCCAGCAAGAGCACCCAAG CACCACAGCTGCAGCAGTGATGTCATCACCAACATCTGCACGTGCTGCAATGTCATCTCCAACATCTCCAGCTGCAAAACCAGTGAGGTGTCCATCTGCTGAAGAGTCATCTAATGAGTCTAACAACATG GTCTGTCTTGTGCCAGGTTCCGATGTTTATGTCTCAAAAGTCAAGCTGAGCGCACTACGCTCAACGACACATGCGTCTTACATTGGGGACCTGGCCGTTGTAGTCTTTGGCAGGGATGCCCTGTCCAGCTTGACAGGCAGACAGTCTGCGGCGCACAAGGAGCTAGAATGCAAGCCGTCATTGGATAGGGGAAAACTTGAAGCCTTAATTG GGCATGCCCGGATCAAATTTCCGTCTGTTTCCGTGTCTGAGGTGAGGCGTATCATCCGTCAGAAGTGTAACAACTTGGCCTATACGTCCAAAAAGTATAAGGTGATTCATTGa